One genomic window of Nakamurella panacisegetis includes the following:
- a CDS encoding deoxyguanosinetriphosphate triphosphohydrolase: protein MAAEYSDSDIERYVEEPGKTAGLPEAVEYAARRPFARDRARVLHSASFRRLAGKTQVVAPDEDDVPRTRLTHSLEVAQIARDIGEKLGCDADLVDLAGLAHDIGHPPFGHNGEAALDAAGGAAGGFEANAQNLRLLTRLEQKVLNADGRPVGLNLTRASLDAVIKYPWPRPADGGKFGLYADDADVFAWIRPDVAAGARCLEAQVMDWADDVAYSVHDVEDGVGSGRIDLNRLAESDERSAVAQAASAYSGETPDDLELVLTELLALPAVAAGLAVDGPAAGAALKTVTSELTGRFVTGAVAATRAASGPDPLHRYDTDLVVPRLLRAEVALLKAMALRYVMADPARRAIQVREQEMLTELVHVMAERGTEALDPLFRHLYRQASGDAARLRVVIDQVSLLTDAQAVGRHRRLVS from the coding sequence ATGGCCGCCGAGTACTCGGACTCCGACATCGAGCGGTACGTCGAGGAGCCGGGCAAGACGGCCGGCCTGCCCGAGGCGGTCGAGTACGCCGCTCGCCGCCCGTTCGCCCGCGACCGGGCCCGGGTGTTGCACTCGGCGTCCTTCCGCCGGCTGGCCGGCAAGACCCAAGTCGTCGCTCCGGACGAGGATGATGTCCCCCGGACCCGGTTGACCCACTCCCTCGAGGTGGCGCAGATCGCCCGCGACATCGGCGAGAAGCTCGGCTGCGACGCCGATCTGGTCGACCTGGCCGGGTTGGCCCACGACATCGGGCATCCGCCGTTCGGGCACAACGGCGAGGCCGCGCTCGATGCCGCCGGCGGGGCGGCCGGTGGCTTCGAGGCCAACGCGCAGAACCTGCGCCTGCTGACCCGGCTCGAACAGAAAGTGCTCAACGCCGACGGCCGGCCGGTCGGGCTGAACCTCACCCGGGCCTCGCTGGACGCCGTCATCAAGTATCCGTGGCCGCGACCCGCGGACGGCGGCAAGTTCGGGCTGTATGCCGACGACGCGGACGTCTTCGCCTGGATCCGACCGGACGTCGCGGCCGGGGCGCGCTGTCTGGAGGCGCAGGTGATGGACTGGGCCGACGACGTCGCCTATTCCGTCCACGACGTCGAGGACGGCGTCGGTTCCGGGCGGATCGATCTGAATCGGCTGGCCGAGTCGGACGAACGGTCCGCGGTCGCCCAGGCCGCGTCGGCGTACTCCGGGGAGACGCCGGACGACCTGGAGCTGGTGCTGACCGAACTGCTCGCCCTACCGGCGGTGGCCGCCGGGTTGGCGGTCGACGGGCCGGCCGCGGGGGCCGCGCTCAAGACCGTCACCAGCGAACTGACCGGGCGTTTCGTCACCGGGGCGGTGGCCGCCACCCGGGCTGCGTCCGGTCCGGATCCGTTGCACCGCTATGACACCGACCTGGTCGTTCCCCGGTTGCTGCGGGCCGAGGTGGCGTTGCTGAAGGCGATGGCCCTGCGGTACGTGATGGCCGATCCGGCCCGCCGGGCGATCCAGGTGCGCGAGCAGGAGATGCTGACCGAGTTGGTGCACGTGATGGCCGAGCGCGGCACCGAGGCGCTGGATCCGCTGTTCCGCCATCTCTACCGTCAGGCTTCCGGAGACGCGGCCCGGCTGCGGGTGGTCATCGATCAGGTCTCGTTGCTGACCGATGCCCAGGCGGTCGGACGGCATCGGCGGTTGGTGAGCTGA
- a CDS encoding YdcF family protein, with translation MRVLRGVGRYLAGTLLVAALIVAGVVIRIVQTAHVDQRGHADAIVVLGAAQYNGRPSDVFAARLDHAAALYRAGVASHILTIGGGQTGDRVTEGEAGQVYLAEAGIPPSALVAVGTGNDTLVSLRAADALLTRRGWTSVVLVTDPWHAERSRLIARDLGLAVQVSSVSTGPAATAGVEGRYVQRETLGTLFYLLTGGSSGAGSAVL, from the coding sequence GTGCGCGTGCTCCGTGGGGTTGGCCGCTATCTGGCCGGGACCCTGCTTGTCGCCGCGCTGATCGTGGCCGGGGTGGTGATCCGCATCGTGCAGACCGCTCACGTCGATCAGCGGGGGCACGCCGACGCGATCGTCGTCCTCGGCGCCGCCCAGTACAACGGGCGCCCGTCCGACGTCTTCGCCGCCCGCCTGGACCATGCGGCCGCGCTGTACCGAGCCGGGGTGGCCTCCCACATCCTGACCATCGGCGGCGGCCAGACCGGCGATCGAGTCACCGAGGGGGAGGCCGGCCAGGTCTATCTGGCCGAAGCCGGTATCCCCCCGTCGGCCCTGGTCGCGGTCGGGACCGGCAACGACACCCTGGTGTCGTTGCGGGCCGCCGACGCGCTGCTGACCCGGCGGGGTTGGACGTCGGTGGTGCTGGTGACCGATCCGTGGCACGCCGAACGTTCCCGGCTCATCGCCCGTGATCTGGGACTGGCGGTACAGGTGTCCTCGGTGTCCACCGGCCCGGCCGCCACTGCCGGCGTCGAGGGCCGATACGTGCAGCGGGAAACGCTGGGCACGCTGTTCTACCTGCTCACCGGTGGATCGTCGGGCGCCGGGTCGGCGGTGTTGTGA
- a CDS encoding M1 family aminopeptidase, translating into MRSRWRHAAAVTAVAAVLAGCTASIAGTAGLGPVVPTAALPSPTPGPAGITTPSGRPGVPSSSARAPGSTTESTVSPDGAVGSVGIGDPYYPRSGNGGYEVDHYDIDLTYDPARNALTAVTTVSATVTAGGKLGRFNLDLQPQMQVASVTVDTVAAGFTHSGAELTVTPRVGLAPGRRITVVVTYSGAPAAIGGGTAGMGDGGWYRTPSGGAVAIGEPYSGSAWYPVNEHPSDTATYRVTATVPQKWSVISNGVAQTTGLPAPSGGSKVFRWAQNEPITSYESTIYIDTFSTVTGTTADGKPIVSVFAPGDSAKDRGLAAQTAKILQVLSSHFGTYPFDAAGGIYTNQELSFALETATRPVYANWVDLDTVVHELTHQWFGDDVVIKRWADICLNECFASYGPWLWHQDVDHADLDAEWVAEMAKYAGDASFWASPLVDMGAGNEFTSVYSRGPLAIHALRKQMGEKAFAALLKGWPATFGGRAASFDDLVAYAGRLSGQNLTGFMNAWFRGTVVPPARYLHPGGIGK; encoded by the coding sequence ATGAGATCACGGTGGCGGCACGCGGCTGCCGTCACGGCGGTGGCCGCCGTCCTGGCCGGGTGCACCGCCTCCATCGCCGGCACGGCTGGGCTCGGCCCCGTCGTTCCGACCGCGGCGCTCCCGAGTCCGACGCCGGGACCGGCCGGCATCACCACCCCCTCGGGTCGGCCTGGCGTACCGTCCTCCAGCGCGCGGGCCCCCGGTTCGACCACGGAATCGACGGTCAGCCCGGACGGTGCGGTAGGCAGCGTCGGCATCGGCGATCCCTACTACCCGCGGTCGGGCAATGGAGGGTACGAGGTCGATCACTACGACATCGACCTGACCTACGACCCCGCCCGCAACGCGCTCACCGCCGTCACCACGGTTTCCGCGACGGTGACCGCCGGCGGCAAGTTGGGCCGGTTCAACCTCGACCTGCAGCCGCAGATGCAGGTCGCCTCGGTGACGGTCGACACCGTCGCCGCCGGTTTCACGCACTCGGGCGCCGAGCTCACCGTCACCCCGCGGGTCGGCCTGGCCCCGGGCCGCAGGATCACCGTCGTCGTGACGTATTCCGGGGCACCGGCCGCCATCGGCGGCGGCACAGCGGGGATGGGTGACGGCGGCTGGTACCGCACCCCGTCCGGCGGTGCCGTCGCAATCGGTGAACCGTATTCCGGATCGGCCTGGTACCCGGTCAACGAACACCCGTCGGACACGGCCACCTACCGGGTGACGGCAACCGTCCCGCAGAAGTGGTCCGTCATCTCCAACGGCGTCGCCCAGACGACTGGGCTCCCGGCGCCGTCCGGCGGGTCAAAGGTCTTCCGGTGGGCCCAGAACGAGCCGATCACCAGCTACGAGTCGACCATCTACATCGACACCTTCAGCACGGTGACCGGCACCACCGCGGACGGCAAGCCGATCGTGTCGGTGTTCGCCCCGGGCGACAGCGCCAAGGACCGCGGGCTGGCCGCTCAGACGGCGAAGATCCTGCAGGTCCTCAGCAGTCATTTCGGGACCTACCCGTTCGATGCGGCCGGTGGGATCTACACCAACCAGGAGTTGAGCTTCGCCCTGGAAACGGCGACCCGTCCGGTCTACGCGAACTGGGTCGACCTGGACACGGTGGTGCACGAGCTGACCCATCAGTGGTTCGGCGACGATGTGGTGATCAAACGCTGGGCCGACATCTGCCTCAACGAGTGCTTCGCCTCGTACGGACCCTGGCTGTGGCACCAGGACGTGGATCATGCGGATCTGGACGCGGAGTGGGTGGCCGAGATGGCCAAGTACGCCGGCGACGCGTCGTTCTGGGCCTCGCCGTTGGTCGACATGGGCGCGGGCAACGAGTTCACCTCGGTCTACTCCCGCGGGCCCCTGGCCATCCACGCGTTGCGGAAACAGATGGGCGAGAAGGCTTTCGCCGCCTTGCTCAAGGGCTGGCCGGCCACCTTCGGCGGTCGCGCGGCCTCGTTCGACGATCTGGTCGCCTACGCCGGCCGGCTGTCCGGGCAGAACCTCACCGGGTTCATGAACGCCTGGTTCCGCGGCACCGTCGTCCCGCCGGCCCGATACCTGCACCCCGGCGGCATCGGCAAGTAG
- a CDS encoding glycine--tRNA ligase, with amino-acid sequence MAAKSDAKIDAIVSLAKRRGFVYASGEIYGGTKSAWDYGPLGVELKDNIKRQWWNQMVRAREDVVGLDSSVILPRQVWVASGHVATFSDPLTECTNCHKRYRQDHLLEEYEEKKGRAPENGMADIVCANCGTRGQWTEPKEFSGLLKTFLGPVEDESGLHYLRPETAQGIFVNYNNVAGSARKKPPFGIGQIGKSFRNEITPGNFIFRTREFEQMEMEFFVKPGTDEEWHQYWIDRRTDWYVDLGIARENLRHFDHPHEKLSHYSKRTVDIEYRFHFQGSEWGELEGIANRTDFDLKTHSEHSGTDLSYFDQESGERWTPYVIEPAAGVGRPMMAFLLEAYTEDEAPNTKGGIDKRVVLKLDPRLAPVKAAVLPLSRNADLSPVARDLATELRKSWNVEFDDAGQIGRRYRRQDEIGTPFCITVDFDTAEDQAVTIRERDTMTQERIALDQVQSYLGARLVGA; translated from the coding sequence GTGGCAGCCAAAAGCGACGCCAAGATCGATGCCATCGTCTCCCTCGCCAAGCGGCGCGGATTCGTTTACGCCTCCGGGGAGATCTACGGCGGCACCAAGTCGGCGTGGGACTACGGCCCGCTGGGGGTCGAGCTCAAGGACAACATCAAGCGGCAGTGGTGGAACCAGATGGTCCGGGCCCGCGAGGATGTGGTCGGCCTCGACTCGTCGGTCATCCTGCCGCGCCAGGTCTGGGTCGCCTCCGGTCACGTCGCGACGTTCTCCGATCCGTTGACCGAGTGCACCAACTGTCACAAGCGGTACCGGCAGGATCATCTGCTGGAGGAGTACGAGGAGAAGAAGGGGCGCGCGCCGGAGAACGGCATGGCCGACATCGTGTGCGCCAACTGCGGGACCCGTGGCCAGTGGACCGAGCCCAAGGAGTTCAGCGGCCTGCTCAAGACGTTCCTCGGGCCGGTCGAGGACGAGTCCGGCCTGCACTACCTGCGCCCGGAGACCGCCCAGGGCATCTTCGTGAACTACAACAACGTCGCCGGGTCGGCCCGGAAGAAGCCGCCGTTCGGCATCGGGCAGATCGGCAAGTCGTTCCGCAACGAGATCACGCCCGGGAACTTCATCTTCCGCACCCGCGAGTTCGAGCAGATGGAGATGGAGTTCTTCGTCAAGCCGGGCACGGACGAGGAATGGCACCAGTACTGGATCGATCGGCGCACCGACTGGTACGTCGACCTCGGCATCGCACGGGAGAACCTGCGGCACTTCGACCACCCTCACGAGAAGTTGTCGCACTACTCCAAGCGCACCGTGGACATCGAGTACCGCTTCCATTTCCAGGGCAGCGAGTGGGGTGAGCTGGAAGGCATCGCCAACCGCACCGATTTCGACCTGAAGACGCATTCGGAACACTCCGGCACCGACCTGTCGTACTTCGACCAGGAGTCGGGGGAGCGGTGGACCCCGTACGTGATCGAACCGGCGGCCGGCGTCGGCCGCCCGATGATGGCGTTCCTGCTGGAGGCCTACACCGAGGACGAGGCGCCCAACACCAAGGGCGGCATCGACAAGCGGGTGGTCCTCAAGCTCGACCCGCGGCTCGCGCCGGTGAAGGCCGCCGTCCTCCCGTTGTCCCGCAACGCCGATCTGTCGCCGGTCGCTCGCGACCTGGCGACCGAGCTGCGGAAGTCGTGGAACGTCGAGTTCGACGACGCCGGTCAGATCGGCCGCCGCTACCGTCGCCAGGACGAGATCGGCACTCCGTTCTGCATCACCGTCGATTTCGACACCGCAGAGGACCAGGCGGTGACGATCCGCGAGCGGGACACCATGACGCAGGAGCGGATCGCGCTGGACCAGGTGCAGTCCTACCTCGGGGCCCGGCTCGTCGGCGCCTGA
- a CDS encoding antibiotic biosynthesis monooxygenase: MFVLVAHFRVQGSDSVQIPPEAVEPLALLAASPDCLRLHFAHSTESAERFVLVAEFESAASYRRALAPWPIRMTVIPWLSTAEPQNTEVSEVLFAALDGTVVVSEPTVPEPGR, encoded by the coding sequence ATGTTCGTACTGGTTGCGCACTTCCGGGTCCAGGGATCCGACTCGGTTCAGATCCCGCCGGAGGCCGTCGAGCCGCTGGCCCTGCTGGCCGCGTCACCTGACTGCCTGCGCCTGCACTTCGCCCACTCGACCGAGTCGGCGGAGAGGTTCGTCCTGGTCGCCGAGTTCGAGTCGGCGGCGTCCTACCGTCGGGCGCTCGCCCCGTGGCCGATACGGATGACGGTGATCCCGTGGCTGTCCACCGCCGAACCACAGAACACCGAGGTCAGTGAGGTGTTGTTCGCGGCCCTGGACGGCACGGTCGTCGTGTCCGAACCCACCGTTCCCGAGCCCGGCCGCTGA